A portion of the Malania oleifera isolate guangnan ecotype guangnan chromosome 3, ASM2987363v1, whole genome shotgun sequence genome contains these proteins:
- the LOC131152198 gene encoding 2-hydroxyisoflavanone dehydratase-like produces MDAGNRDREVATELLPHICVYKDGTVERLTESPFVPPSPQDPHTNVSSKDITISQDPQILARLYLPHPSPSPSRNLPILVYFHGGGFCFESAFSLHHHRYLNALVSQSKVLAVSVEYRLAPEHPLPAAYDDCWAALQWVASHSEPGSLNRDPWLADYADFDRLFIGGDSAGANIAHNIAMRAGIESLQGGMRIQGALLGHPYFLGSDPIGSKGTRDREEDLPCRVWKFVYPGKGIDDPMINPVGSGAPSLGGLGCGRLLVCVAEKDVVRDRGVAYGEAVRASGWKGEVEMFEAEGEDHTFHIYNPHSENAKLMIKRIASFVEK; encoded by the coding sequence atggatGCAGGCAACAGGGATAGGGAGGTGGCCACCGAGCTGCTTCCCCACATCTGCGTCTACAAAGACGGCACCGTGGAGCGGCTCACGGAGTCCCCCTTTGTCCCCCCGTCCCCCCAAGACCCCCATACCAATGTTTCATCCAAAGACATCACCATTTCTCAGGACCCTCAGATCCTCGCTCGCCTCTACCTCCCCCatccctccccctccccctcccgcAACCTCCCCATCCTAGTCTATTTCCACGGTGGCGGCTTCTGCTTCGAGTCCGCCTTCTCCCTCCACCACCACCGCTACCTCAATGCTCTAGTCTCCCAATCCAAAGTCCTTGCCGTTTCTGTCGAATACCGCCTCGCTCCTGAGCACCCTCTTCCGGCAGCTTACGATGACTGTTGGGCAGCCCTCCAATGGGTTGCCTCCCACTCTGAACCAGGCAGCTTGAACCGGGATCCGTGGCTTGCCGACTATGCAGACTTCGACCGACTCTTCATTGGCGGCGACAGCGCTGGGGCCAATATTGCACATAACATCGCCATGCGAGCCGGCATCGAAAGCCTGCAGGGCGGCATGAGAATCCAGGGGGCTTTGCTTGGCCATCCGTACTTCTTGGGTTCAGATCCGATCGGATCCAAGGGGACAAGAGATCGGGAAGAGGATCTGCCGTGCAGGGTGTGGAAGTTCGTGTACCCGGGTAAGGGGATTGACGACCCGATGATAAATCCGGTGGGCAGTGGTGCGCCGAGTTTGGGGGGGCTGGGGTGCGGGAGGCTGCTGGTGTGTGTGGCGGAGAAGGATGTGGTGAGGGACAGGGGAGTGGCGTATGGGGAGGCAGTGAGGGCGAGCGGGTGGAAGGGGGAGGTGGAGATGTTTGAAGCGGAAGGGGAGGATCATACTTTCCACATCTACAATCCCCACTCTGAGAATGCTAAATTGATGATCAAACGCATTGCTTCTTTCGTTGAGAAGTGA